A stretch of the Salmo salar chromosome ssa20, Ssal_v3.1, whole genome shotgun sequence genome encodes the following:
- the LOC106580981 gene encoding olfactory receptor 1D2, with protein MENSTQVKFFYLFGLQETFINKSVYFTLSLITYLLIITVNLTLIITIIQEKGLHEPMYIFLCSLCVNGLYGTAGFYPKLLLDLQSDVQVISYDGCFTQAYVIYTSVMCEVSTLTVMSYDRYVAICRPLLYHTIVTSLTVRKLLLFSWCYPLFIGLIAVSLTVRISLCGSRIDKLFCDIPSIVKHACLPITINQILNKFVIMVNVLQILFIVFSYSQIVRTCVKSAKGRIKFTQTCMPHLITMVIFITVTLFDTLQGWNSNVNITLNMRNAMAEQFLVIPPVFNPVIYGLNLQQIRRAVFRKCNAHK; from the coding sequence ATGGAGAACTCAACCCAAGTCAAGTTCTTTTATCTCTTTGGCTTACAAGAGACATTTATCAACAAATCGGTCTATTTTACCTTGTCTCTTATCACATACCTTCTCATCATCACTGTGAATCTGACTCTGATCATAACAATCATTCAGGAGAAAGGTCTCCATGAGCCCATGTATATCTTTCTGTGTAGTCTATGTGTCAATGGATTGTATGGAACCGCTGGTTTCTACCCCAAGTTGTTACTGGACCTTCAGTCAGATGTTCAGGTGATATCTTATGATGGATGTTTCACTCAAGCCTATGTAATATACACATCTGTCATGTGTGAAGTTTCTACTCTAACAGTGATGTCTTACGACAGGTATGTGGCAATATGCAGACcactactataccataccattGTGACATCTTTAACTGTTAGAAAGTTACTCTTATTTTCTTGGTGTTATCCTTTATTTATAGGACTGATTGCAGTTAGTTTAACCGTCAGAATTTCTTTGTGTGGATCTCGTATTGATAAACTCTTCTGTGACATTCCGTCTATAGTGAAACATGCATGTTTACCCATTACCATCAATCAGATTTTGAACAAATTTGTAATAATGGTTAATGTTTTACAGATACTATTCATTGTATTTTCTTACAGTCAGATTGTAAGGACTTGTGTAAAGTCAGCTAAGGGAAGGATTAAGTTCACACAGACTTGTATGCCACATTTAATAACAATGGTTATTTTCATCACAGTGACCCTGTTTGACACGTTGCAAGGGTGGAATAGTAATGTAAATATTACGCTCAATATGCGTAATGCAATGGCTGAACAATTCCTTGTTATACCACCTGTCTTTAACCCTGTCATATATGGACTTAACCTCCAGCAGATTCGAAGGGCAGTTTTTAGAAAGTGTAATGCACATAAATAA